A single Marinobacter sp. es.042 DNA region contains:
- a CDS encoding TPR end-of-group domain-containing protein, producing the protein MIKYFLPFLLMTTFAGTLLAQDKLGPEKELTAEDLEESIKTLDEPMYTPFVELYLLEESKALRKEMQNTRAELIEKVVDKELSVADKTMSYATDTVTYFFYLIAGATSILVVIGWNSIRDMRNQLTSLAEKRVNELVIEYEQRLEFIEDQLKQKSDIIHQNQAEIERTNEVHSLWLKASQETSQQNKISAYDQILDLRPDDVEALSYKADAVLEMQEPLWAISLCQRALKLAPDNGHAHYQLACAYAEIGRWDDAVSTLKKAIEISEAYRDDASVDVSFDQLREHESFRVLVSEDEEDGRDA; encoded by the coding sequence ATGATCAAGTATTTCCTGCCTTTTCTTTTGATGACGACGTTCGCCGGTACCCTCCTCGCACAGGATAAACTGGGGCCAGAGAAAGAGCTCACCGCAGAGGATCTGGAAGAGAGCATCAAAACGCTGGACGAACCCATGTATACGCCCTTTGTGGAGTTGTACCTGCTGGAAGAAAGCAAAGCATTGCGCAAGGAAATGCAAAACACCCGGGCAGAGCTGATCGAAAAGGTCGTCGACAAGGAGCTCTCGGTAGCGGACAAAACCATGTCCTATGCCACCGACACCGTCACCTACTTCTTCTATCTGATCGCTGGCGCCACCTCTATTCTCGTTGTTATCGGCTGGAACTCCATCCGGGATATGCGCAATCAGCTGACCAGCCTGGCCGAAAAACGGGTCAACGAGCTGGTCATCGAGTATGAGCAGCGGCTTGAGTTCATCGAGGACCAGCTCAAGCAGAAATCCGACATCATTCACCAGAACCAGGCCGAGATCGAGCGCACCAACGAAGTGCATTCGCTGTGGTTGAAAGCCAGTCAGGAAACCTCACAGCAGAACAAGATTTCCGCCTACGACCAGATTCTGGATCTTCGCCCGGATGATGTGGAAGCGCTGAGTTACAAGGCCGACGCTGTCCTGGAAATGCAGGAACCGTTGTGGGCCATCAGTCTCTGCCAACGAGCGCTAAAACTTGCACCGGATAATGGCCACGCGCACTATCAGCTGGCATGTGCCTATGCGGAAATCGGCCGCTGGGACGACGCAGTCAGCACCTTGAAGAAAGCTATTGAAATTTCCGAGGCATACCGCGACGATGCTTCCGTAGACGTGAGTTTTGACCAGCTCCGCGAACATGAGAGCTTCCGCGTGCTGGTCTCAGAGGATGAAGAAGACGGCAGGGATGCGTGA
- a CDS encoding MarR family winged helix-turn-helix transcriptional regulator has product MNSYEDVLVALRRVIRATDLHSKRLSKHAGLTGPQLLIMRTIRDLGEVTIGTIAEKVSLSQATVTTILDRLEHRNLVYRVRSTQDKRKVHAHLTEEGADLLARAPNPLQEDFIQKFQSLAEWEQTMILASLQRVANMMDADDIDASPVLTVGSVLKDDGWKEKT; this is encoded by the coding sequence GTGAACAGTTATGAAGATGTACTGGTGGCTCTCAGGCGGGTTATACGGGCGACGGACCTTCATTCGAAGCGCCTAAGCAAGCATGCCGGGCTGACAGGGCCACAGCTGCTCATCATGAGAACGATTCGGGATCTGGGCGAGGTGACTATCGGTACCATTGCGGAAAAGGTCAGTCTTAGCCAGGCGACGGTAACGACCATCCTGGACCGTCTGGAGCATCGGAACCTAGTTTATCGAGTACGCAGTACCCAGGACAAACGCAAGGTTCACGCGCACCTGACTGAAGAAGGCGCAGATCTTCTGGCCCGGGCGCCCAATCCGTTGCAGGAGGATTTCATTCAGAAATTCCAGAGCCTGGCAGAATGGGAGCAAACCATGATTCTCGCGTCGCTTCAGCGGGTGGCCAACATGATGGATGCCGATGATATTGATGCATCACCGGTGCTGACCGTTGGGTCAGTTCTTAAGGATGACGGGTGGAAGGAAAAAACCTGA
- the lon gene encoding endopeptidase La, protein MNDETQNDSLEEFEEDVTEYIGKDEHSKSLALPQQMMPRRMYVLPVSNRPFFPAQVQPVVVNQNPWQETLKRVGETDHKVMGICFVEEEDAEAGVPASEQLETVGCAVRVHHAQNESGKVQFIAQGLQRFRIVQWLRRKPPYLVEVEYPAEPEEEADELKAYTLAIISAIKELLRTNPLYGEEVKQYLSRFGPDDSSPLADFGASMTSAPGNELQDVLDTVPLLRRMEKVLLLMRKEQEVARLQSEISEEVNAKVQKHQREFFLKEQLKVIQRELGMAKDDKTADVERFEQRMAELQPPEAVQERFRDELEKLQVLEQGSPEYGVTRNYLDWLTQIPWGIHSEDHFDLTEARRILDRDHDGLDDVKDRIVEFLAEGTFKGEVSGSILLLVGPPGVGKTSIGHSVADALGRKFYRFSVGGMRDEAEIKGHRRTYIGAMPGKFVQALKDSKVANPVIMLDEIDKIGASFQGDPASALLETLDPEQNRDFLDHYLDVRMDLSKVLFVCTANQLDTIPRPLLDRMDVIRLSGYIAEEKLAIAKHFLLPKLLKRAGLLKKQLNITDAAIKQVIEGYAREAGVRSLEKLLHKILRKGIVKLLENPDQPVKVGVSDLQSYLGQPSFKKEKSLKGTGVVTGLAWTAMGGATLSIEASRIHSAQRGFKLTGQLGDVMKESAEIAYSYVSSNLKRFKGDPTFFDKSFVHLHVPEGATPKDGPSAGVTMATALLSIARREAPQQNIAMTGELTLTGQVLPVGGIREKVIAARRQKISNLILPEANRGDYEELPEYLKEGLVVNFAKHYSDVFQVCFGNKPRKGSSVH, encoded by the coding sequence ATGAATGATGAGACGCAAAACGATTCACTAGAGGAATTCGAAGAGGACGTGACCGAATACATTGGCAAGGACGAGCACAGCAAGAGCCTTGCCCTGCCCCAGCAGATGATGCCCCGGCGCATGTACGTGCTGCCGGTTTCGAACCGTCCGTTTTTCCCGGCCCAGGTGCAGCCTGTGGTGGTCAACCAGAATCCGTGGCAGGAAACCCTGAAGCGGGTCGGCGAAACCGACCACAAGGTCATGGGTATCTGTTTTGTGGAAGAAGAGGATGCGGAGGCAGGCGTACCTGCCAGCGAACAGCTGGAGACCGTCGGCTGCGCCGTGCGCGTACATCATGCCCAGAATGAAAGCGGCAAGGTTCAGTTCATTGCCCAGGGGCTCCAGCGCTTCCGGATTGTCCAATGGTTACGCCGCAAACCGCCTTACCTGGTTGAAGTAGAATATCCGGCAGAACCGGAAGAAGAGGCAGACGAACTCAAGGCCTATACCCTGGCCATCATCAGCGCGATCAAGGAACTGCTGCGCACCAACCCGTTGTATGGCGAGGAAGTAAAACAGTACCTGTCCCGTTTCGGGCCGGATGACAGCTCCCCGCTTGCCGACTTTGGCGCTTCGATGACCAGCGCCCCGGGTAACGAATTGCAGGATGTGCTCGACACCGTTCCCCTACTCCGCCGCATGGAAAAAGTCCTGCTCCTGATGCGCAAGGAACAGGAAGTCGCTCGGCTCCAGTCGGAAATCAGCGAGGAGGTTAACGCCAAGGTACAAAAGCACCAGCGGGAGTTCTTCCTGAAGGAACAGCTCAAGGTCATCCAGCGCGAGCTGGGCATGGCCAAGGACGACAAGACTGCGGACGTGGAACGTTTCGAGCAGCGCATGGCAGAGCTGCAACCGCCCGAGGCTGTGCAGGAGCGTTTCCGGGATGAACTCGAAAAACTGCAGGTGCTGGAACAGGGCTCGCCGGAATATGGCGTTACCCGTAACTATCTGGACTGGCTGACCCAGATTCCATGGGGCATTCACTCAGAAGACCACTTCGATCTGACCGAAGCACGGCGGATACTCGACCGCGATCACGACGGTCTCGACGATGTAAAAGACCGCATCGTCGAGTTCCTGGCCGAAGGCACCTTCAAGGGCGAGGTCAGCGGCTCAATCCTGCTGCTGGTCGGCCCACCGGGCGTTGGCAAGACGTCCATAGGCCATTCCGTGGCGGATGCACTGGGCCGGAAATTCTACCGCTTCAGTGTGGGCGGCATGCGTGATGAAGCCGAAATCAAAGGCCACCGGCGAACCTACATCGGCGCCATGCCGGGCAAGTTTGTTCAGGCGCTGAAGGATTCCAAGGTTGCGAACCCGGTGATCATGCTGGATGAGATCGACAAGATCGGCGCCTCCTTCCAGGGTGACCCGGCATCCGCCCTGTTGGAAACGCTGGACCCGGAACAGAACCGGGACTTTCTTGATCACTATCTCGATGTTCGCATGGACCTCTCCAAGGTTCTGTTCGTCTGCACGGCCAACCAGCTGGACACGATTCCGCGGCCGCTGCTGGACCGGATGGATGTCATTCGTCTGTCCGGCTACATCGCGGAAGAGAAACTGGCCATCGCCAAGCACTTCCTGCTGCCCAAACTACTGAAGCGGGCGGGGCTGCTGAAAAAGCAGCTCAACATCACGGACGCAGCGATCAAGCAGGTTATTGAGGGCTATGCACGAGAGGCCGGCGTGCGGAGCCTGGAAAAACTCCTGCACAAGATACTCCGCAAGGGGATCGTGAAGCTGCTGGAAAATCCGGACCAGCCGGTCAAGGTGGGCGTGTCGGATCTGCAGAGTTATCTGGGGCAGCCTTCGTTCAAGAAAGAGAAATCCCTGAAAGGTACCGGCGTTGTCACCGGCCTGGCCTGGACCGCCATGGGCGGGGCCACCCTGAGCATCGAGGCCTCCAGGATTCACAGCGCACAACGCGGCTTCAAACTGACGGGACAGCTGGGTGATGTCATGAAGGAGTCCGCAGAAATCGCCTACAGCTATGTGTCCTCAAACCTCAAGCGCTTCAAAGGCGACCCGACTTTCTTCGACAAGTCCTTCGTGCACTTGCACGTGCCCGAAGGCGCCACGCCGAAGGATGGCCCCAGCGCCGGCGTCACCATGGCAACCGCCCTGCTATCGATCGCACGACGGGAAGCACCGCAGCAAAACATCGCCATGACCGGAGAGCTGACCCTGACCGGACAGGTGCTGCCGGTGGGCGGTATTCGCGAGAAAGTGATTGCGGCGCGGCGGCAGAAAATCAGCAATCTGATCCTGCCGGAAGCCAATCGGGGCGATTACGAAGAGCTCCCGGAGTACCTGAAGGAAGGCTTGGTGGTGAACTTTGCCAAGCATTACAGCGATGTTTTCCAGGTCTGCTTCGGCAATAAGCCGAGGAAAGGGTCTTCGGTGCACTGA
- the trxA gene encoding thioredoxin — protein sequence MSNSPYIFDATMENFQQKVMEASASTPVLVDVWAEWCAPCKQLMPLLEKLAEDYQGAFMLAKVNADEQEQLTSSLGVRSLPTVILVKNGQAVDGFNGALPENEIRKVLDKHVEAPKEDPYDKAHRIWEEGDVEGALAILSQMNQEDPENLKVLIDLAQLKAEMGDLETAEQVLESLPPEEKMQHQAKQLAARLKFLRQSAELPPIKDLEMALEQDPKDPNALHQLALHHVLQENNAEAMDLLIRLMQVDSKYKDEAAKTTLVELFDKLGNNNPDVRTYRRKLYTLMH from the coding sequence ATGAGCAACTCTCCGTATATTTTTGACGCCACCATGGAAAACTTTCAGCAGAAGGTGATGGAAGCCTCTGCCAGCACACCCGTTCTGGTCGATGTCTGGGCCGAGTGGTGCGCTCCGTGCAAGCAGTTGATGCCCTTGCTGGAAAAACTGGCTGAGGATTACCAGGGTGCGTTCATGCTCGCCAAGGTGAACGCCGACGAGCAGGAGCAGCTTACCTCCAGCCTTGGTGTGCGCAGTCTGCCAACGGTCATTCTGGTCAAGAACGGCCAGGCGGTGGATGGTTTTAACGGTGCGCTGCCGGAAAACGAAATCCGCAAGGTTCTGGACAAGCATGTTGAAGCGCCGAAGGAGGATCCGTACGACAAGGCTCATCGGATCTGGGAAGAGGGCGATGTTGAGGGAGCGCTGGCCATCCTGTCGCAGATGAACCAGGAGGATCCAGAGAACCTGAAGGTACTGATTGATCTTGCCCAGCTGAAAGCGGAAATGGGCGATCTTGAGACGGCTGAACAGGTACTGGAAAGCCTTCCGCCGGAGGAAAAGATGCAGCACCAGGCCAAGCAGTTGGCTGCCCGCTTGAAGTTTCTCCGGCAGTCTGCCGAGCTGCCACCGATCAAGGATCTCGAAATGGCGCTGGAGCAGGATCCCAAAGACCCGAACGCTCTGCATCAGTTGGCGCTCCACCACGTATTACAGGAGAACAACGCCGAGGCCATGGATCTTCTGATCCGTTTGATGCAGGTGGACAGTAAATACAAGGACGAAGCGGCCAAGACAACGCTGGTCGAGCTGTTCGACAAGCTGGGTAACAATAACCCGGATGTGCGGACCTATCGGCGAAAGCTCTATACCCTGATGCACTGA
- a CDS encoding KamA family radical SAM protein: MNSIVTFPNRIPTTEFEERRFKVYTDRQLDKIEVIQNLPEETLFEMKVVASVLPFRVNEYVINELINWDKVPNDPIYQLVFPQKGMLKEEHYERMATMHREGADKKEIQAVAKEIRDELNPHPAGQMEMNMPELDGEVLDGVQHKYRETVLFFPAQGQTCHSYCTFCFRWAQFVGDKDLKMASTEAEKLHGYLQEHTEVTDLLVTGGDPMVMKTKNLVQYLEPLLEPEFDHIQTIRIGTKALTFWPYRFVTDKDADELIDLFARLVDAGKHVAIMAHYNHWQEITTEIAEEAIRRIRATGAEIRAQGPLIKHVNDDADAWAKLWKKEVQLGIIPYYMFVERDTGAKNYFEVPLAEAFHIYREAMKKVSGLARTARGPSMSAGPGKVEIQGITEINGEKVFVLRFLQGRNPDWVQRPFFAKYSETATWLHELEPAFGEEKFFFEDEYEAMKRGNG, encoded by the coding sequence ATGAACTCCATCGTCACCTTTCCGAACCGGATTCCCACTACGGAGTTCGAGGAACGGCGTTTCAAGGTCTACACAGACCGCCAGCTCGACAAGATTGAAGTCATTCAGAATCTCCCTGAGGAGACGCTGTTTGAAATGAAGGTGGTAGCCAGCGTGCTACCTTTCCGGGTCAACGAATATGTGATCAATGAACTGATCAACTGGGACAAGGTTCCCAACGACCCGATCTATCAGCTTGTCTTCCCCCAGAAAGGCATGCTGAAAGAAGAGCATTACGAGCGCATGGCAACAATGCACCGTGAAGGTGCCGACAAAAAAGAGATCCAGGCGGTTGCCAAGGAAATCCGGGATGAACTGAACCCGCACCCGGCAGGCCAGATGGAAATGAACATGCCCGAACTGGATGGTGAGGTGCTCGACGGTGTTCAGCACAAGTACCGCGAGACAGTGCTGTTTTTCCCGGCCCAGGGTCAGACCTGCCACTCTTACTGCACCTTCTGTTTCCGATGGGCACAGTTTGTCGGTGACAAGGACCTGAAAATGGCCAGCACCGAAGCCGAGAAGCTCCACGGCTACCTGCAGGAGCACACCGAGGTAACCGACCTGCTGGTGACCGGTGGTGATCCGATGGTCATGAAAACCAAAAATCTGGTGCAGTACCTCGAGCCGCTGCTGGAGCCTGAATTCGACCACATCCAGACCATCCGCATCGGCACCAAGGCCCTCACCTTCTGGCCGTACCGTTTTGTGACCGACAAGGATGCCGACGAACTGATCGACCTGTTCGCCCGTCTCGTGGACGCCGGCAAGCACGTTGCCATCATGGCCCACTACAACCACTGGCAGGAAATCACCACCGAGATCGCCGAAGAGGCTATCCGCCGCATCCGTGCCACCGGCGCCGAGATCCGCGCCCAAGGCCCGTTGATCAAGCACGTCAACGATGATGCCGACGCCTGGGCCAAACTGTGGAAGAAAGAGGTGCAGCTGGGCATCATTCCGTACTACATGTTTGTAGAGCGGGACACGGGTGCCAAAAACTACTTCGAAGTACCTCTTGCCGAGGCCTTCCACATCTATCGGGAAGCCATGAAAAAGGTCAGCGGCCTGGCCCGTACCGCCCGCGGCCCCTCCATGAGCGCCGGCCCCGGCAAGGTGGAGATTCAGGGTATTACTGAAATCAACGGCGAGAAGGTGTTCGTACTGCGCTTCCTGCAGGGTCGTAATCCGGACTGGGTTCAGCGCCCGTTCTTCGCCAAGTACAGCGAGACGGCCACCTGGCTGCACGAGCTGGAACCGGCCTTTGGCGAAGAGAAGTTCTTCTTTGAAGATGAGTATGAAGCCATGAAGAGAGGCAACGGCTAA
- the aceE gene encoding pyruvate dehydrogenase (acetyl-transferring), homodimeric type, whose translation MYQDDDPIETSEWLDALESLIENEGVDRAKYILERLSERASRDGTELPYSITTPFRNSIPVSQQAPMPGDLFMERRIRSLIRWNAMAMVMRANQRPGDLGGHVSSFSSAATLYDVGFNYFFHGGDEKRESDLVYFQGHSSPGIYARSFLEGRFDEKDLDKYREEVDGTGLSSYPHPWLMPDYWQFPTVSMGLGPIQAIYQAHVMKYLDSRELIEMGDRKVWCFVGDGECDEPETLGSISMAGRENLSNLIFVVNCNLQRLDGPVRGNGKIIQELEGVFRGAGWNVLKVVWGRHWDPLFEQDKDGKMQHVMDEVCDGDLQNFKSNGPAYTRKHFFGKYPETAKLVESLSDEEINKLNRGGHDPYKIYAAFHHAIHKNGGRPTVILAHTIKGYGFGEAGEAQNTAHSLKKLDIEQLKSFRDRFAVPLKDEELKDVPYYRPAPDSPEIVYMKKRRQELGGFYPKRRKDCQPLQIPDLDIFKAVLEGSGDRKISTTMAFVRILTALTKDKRIGKRVVPIVPDEARTFGMEGMFRQLGIYTAEGQKYVPEDRDQIMYYREDKKGQILEEGINEDGSMAAWMAAATSYSTNNFPLIPFYIFYSMFGFQRVGDLAWASGDIQARGFLIGGTAGRTTLNGEGLQHQDGHSHVLANTIPNCKAYDPAYGYEMAVVLRKGMKEMFEDNQNVFYYLTIENENYEQPAMPKDCEDGIIKGMYKFESVETKGNKKTPRVQLLGAGAILNEVRAAAQMLKDDWGVASDVWSVTSFNELAREGLHVERWNRLHPDDKPKKAYVTQCLEKQTGPVVSSTDYIKLHSEQLRAFIPKTYLTLGTDGFGRSDTREKLRSFFEVDRYYVTVTALSALAKDGEVKNDVVLEAMRKYGIDRNKTNPVLS comes from the coding sequence ATGTACCAGGACGATGATCCCATTGAAACCAGTGAATGGCTGGATGCGCTGGAATCTCTGATCGAGAACGAAGGCGTAGACCGGGCCAAATACATTCTTGAGAGGCTCTCCGAGCGGGCGAGCCGTGACGGAACCGAGCTGCCGTACTCCATTACCACGCCGTTCAGGAACAGTATTCCTGTGTCCCAGCAGGCGCCGATGCCCGGCGACCTCTTCATGGAGCGCCGTATTCGCTCCCTGATCCGCTGGAATGCCATGGCCATGGTTATGCGCGCGAATCAGCGTCCCGGAGATCTTGGCGGGCATGTTTCCTCGTTCTCGTCGGCCGCAACCCTCTACGATGTTGGCTTTAACTACTTCTTCCACGGTGGCGACGAAAAGCGCGAATCCGATCTGGTTTATTTCCAGGGGCACTCATCTCCGGGCATCTATGCACGCTCCTTCCTTGAAGGCCGGTTTGATGAAAAAGATCTCGACAAGTATCGCGAAGAGGTGGATGGCACCGGCCTTTCGTCCTACCCGCACCCCTGGTTGATGCCGGATTACTGGCAGTTCCCCACGGTTTCCATGGGTCTGGGCCCAATTCAGGCCATTTATCAGGCCCACGTAATGAAATACCTGGACAGCCGGGAGCTCATCGAGATGGGCGATCGCAAGGTCTGGTGCTTTGTCGGTGACGGCGAGTGTGACGAGCCGGAAACCCTGGGGTCCATCTCCATGGCCGGCCGGGAAAACCTCAGCAACCTGATCTTTGTGGTTAACTGCAATCTTCAGCGCCTGGACGGTCCAGTGCGTGGTAATGGCAAGATTATCCAGGAACTTGAGGGTGTCTTCCGCGGTGCCGGTTGGAACGTGTTGAAGGTCGTCTGGGGCCGCCACTGGGATCCCCTGTTCGAGCAGGACAAAGACGGCAAGATGCAGCACGTCATGGACGAGGTCTGCGATGGCGACCTGCAAAACTTCAAGAGCAACGGCCCGGCCTACACGCGAAAGCATTTCTTCGGTAAATATCCGGAAACGGCGAAGCTGGTTGAAAGCCTCTCTGACGAGGAGATCAACAAGCTCAACCGGGGCGGTCACGACCCGTACAAGATCTATGCGGCTTTCCATCATGCCATTCACAAGAACGGTGGCCGGCCAACGGTCATTCTGGCCCACACCATCAAGGGGTATGGCTTTGGTGAGGCAGGCGAGGCCCAGAACACCGCCCACTCCCTGAAAAAACTCGATATCGAGCAACTGAAGTCGTTCCGCGACCGGTTTGCGGTGCCGCTGAAGGACGAGGAGCTCAAGGACGTTCCCTACTACCGGCCAGCGCCGGATAGCCCGGAAATCGTCTACATGAAGAAGCGGCGTCAGGAGCTGGGTGGTTTCTATCCCAAGCGTCGTAAGGATTGTCAGCCGCTGCAGATCCCCGATCTGGATATCTTCAAGGCGGTGCTGGAGGGCTCCGGTGACCGGAAGATCTCCACCACCATGGCCTTCGTTCGTATCCTGACCGCGTTGACCAAAGACAAGCGTATCGGCAAGCGCGTGGTACCGATCGTGCCGGACGAAGCCCGTACCTTTGGTATGGAAGGTATGTTCCGTCAGCTCGGCATCTACACCGCCGAGGGCCAGAAGTACGTTCCGGAAGACCGTGATCAGATCATGTACTACCGGGAAGACAAGAAAGGCCAGATTCTTGAGGAAGGTATCAACGAAGACGGCTCCATGGCAGCGTGGATGGCGGCTGCGACCTCCTACAGCACCAACAACTTCCCGTTGATTCCTTTCTACATCTTCTATTCCATGTTCGGTTTCCAGCGGGTTGGCGATCTGGCGTGGGCATCCGGTGACATCCAGGCCCGTGGTTTCCTGATCGGCGGTACCGCCGGCCGGACCACCCTGAACGGCGAAGGCCTGCAGCACCAGGACGGCCACAGCCACGTGCTGGCCAACACCATTCCGAACTGTAAAGCCTACGATCCGGCTTACGGTTACGAAATGGCGGTTGTGCTTCGCAAGGGTATGAAGGAGATGTTCGAAGACAACCAGAACGTCTTCTACTACCTGACCATCGAAAACGAGAACTACGAACAGCCTGCCATGCCCAAGGATTGCGAAGACGGCATTATCAAGGGCATGTACAAGTTCGAGTCTGTTGAAACCAAGGGCAACAAAAAGACGCCTCGGGTTCAGTTGCTTGGTGCGGGCGCTATCCTAAATGAGGTGCGTGCTGCCGCCCAGATGCTGAAAGACGACTGGGGAGTTGCCTCCGATGTGTGGAGTGTTACCAGCTTCAACGAGCTCGCCCGTGAAGGCCTGCACGTAGAGCGCTGGAACCGCCTGCACCCGGATGACAAGCCGAAGAAGGCGTATGTTACCCAGTGTCTGGAGAAGCAGACCGGGCCAGTGGTTTCTTCCACCGATTACATCAAGCTGCACTCCGAGCAGCTCCGGGCGTTCATCCCGAAAACCTACCTGACCCTGGGCACCGACGGCTTTGGCCGCAGTGACACCCGGGAAAAGCTGCGCAGCTTCTTTGAAGTCGACCGTTACTATGTAACAGTCACGGCGCTGTCAGCTCTGGCCAAGGACGGTGAGGTGAAGAACGATGTGGTTCTCGAAGCCATGCGCAAGTACGGAATCGATCGCAACAAAACGAACCCGGTGCTGAGCTAA
- the aceF gene encoding dihydrolipoyllysine-residue acetyltransferase translates to MSEQEIKVPDLGGADEVEVIEITVSAGDSVEAEDPILTVESDKASVELPSPGAGKITKITVKVGDKVKEGDVVGMMEASADGGGSDDSEEEPEGKAEEKSEAAEQEKSEESKPAPKKASGGSRKETVRVPALDGFDNVPVIEINVAEGDTIEADDPLVTVESDKATMEIPSPYSGKVGKILVSEGDKLSEGHELLEMTVQEEGGESEDDSGPASEEPAKEAKSEPKSEEKPKQQAESAPEPQGATYEPPTPGAKVHAGPAVRKLARELGADLARIKGSGPKSRIIKDDVHAYVKSQLKQAQQGAGVATGSGIPGVKLPDFSQFGEVKREAMSRMMFATANNMQRSWLNVPHVTQFEDADITDMEDFRKAQKAAGEKKGVKMTPLPFLLKACATALAELPQFNVSLDMERKEVVRKKYIHIGIAVDTPNGLMVPVIKDVDKKGLWELAAESAELAQKARDKQLKPAEMHGACFTITSLGGIGGTAFTPIVNTPEVAILGVSKAAMKPVWDGKEFQPRLMLPLSLSYDHRAVNGADAARFTTVLSQLLGDIRTLLL, encoded by the coding sequence ATGAGTGAACAGGAAATCAAGGTTCCGGATCTCGGCGGTGCGGATGAGGTCGAGGTTATCGAAATCACCGTCAGTGCAGGGGATTCGGTTGAAGCAGAAGATCCGATCCTGACCGTAGAGTCAGACAAAGCCTCGGTGGAGCTGCCGTCGCCCGGTGCCGGCAAGATCACCAAGATCACCGTCAAAGTGGGCGACAAGGTCAAGGAAGGCGACGTCGTAGGGATGATGGAAGCCAGTGCCGATGGCGGTGGCTCTGACGATTCCGAGGAAGAGCCGGAAGGGAAAGCCGAGGAAAAGAGCGAAGCCGCGGAGCAGGAGAAGTCCGAAGAGAGCAAGCCGGCGCCGAAGAAGGCTTCCGGTGGCTCACGCAAGGAGACCGTGAGGGTTCCTGCGCTGGATGGCTTCGACAATGTTCCGGTTATCGAAATCAATGTCGCCGAAGGCGATACCATTGAGGCTGACGATCCGCTGGTTACCGTGGAATCGGATAAGGCCACCATGGAGATTCCCTCGCCGTACTCGGGCAAGGTGGGCAAGATACTGGTGTCCGAGGGCGACAAGCTCTCCGAGGGCCATGAGCTGCTGGAGATGACCGTCCAGGAAGAGGGCGGCGAATCGGAAGACGACTCCGGGCCGGCGTCTGAAGAACCGGCGAAGGAAGCGAAGTCTGAGCCCAAGTCCGAAGAGAAGCCAAAGCAGCAAGCAGAGTCTGCCCCTGAACCCCAGGGTGCAACCTATGAGCCGCCCACGCCTGGCGCGAAGGTCCATGCTGGCCCTGCTGTTCGCAAGCTGGCCCGTGAGCTGGGTGCCGATCTGGCCCGCATCAAGGGCTCTGGCCCAAAGAGCCGGATTATCAAGGACGACGTCCACGCCTATGTGAAGAGCCAGCTGAAGCAGGCTCAGCAGGGTGCCGGTGTTGCCACCGGTTCCGGTATCCCCGGGGTCAAGCTGCCAGACTTCAGCCAGTTTGGTGAAGTGAAGCGTGAGGCCATGTCGCGGATGATGTTCGCCACGGCCAACAACATGCAGCGCAGCTGGCTGAACGTGCCTCACGTCACCCAGTTCGAGGATGCGGACATCACCGATATGGAGGATTTCCGCAAGGCCCAGAAGGCGGCCGGCGAGAAGAAAGGCGTGAAGATGACGCCGCTGCCGTTCCTGCTGAAGGCCTGTGCCACGGCGCTGGCCGAACTGCCTCAGTTCAACGTGTCCCTGGACATGGAGCGCAAAGAGGTGGTTCGCAAGAAGTACATTCACATCGGGATTGCGGTGGATACGCCCAACGGGCTGATGGTGCCGGTGATCAAGGATGTGGACAAGAAGGGCTTGTGGGAGCTCGCTGCCGAGAGCGCCGAGCTGGCCCAGAAGGCCCGGGACAAGCAGCTGAAGCCGGCAGAGATGCACGGTGCCTGTTTTACCATCACCAGTCTGGGTGGTATTGGCGGTACCGCATTTACGCCGATTGTGAATACGCCGGAGGTGGCGATTCTTGGGGTGTCCAAGGCGGCGATGAAGCCGGTTTGGGATGGCAAGGAGTTCCAGCCCCGCCTGATGCTGCCGTTGTCGCTGTCTTACGATCACCGAGCGGTGAATGGGGCGGATGCTGCCCGGTTTACCACGGTGCTCAGTCAGCTTCTTGGTGACATTCGTACCCTTCTGCTGTGA